One part of the Arabidopsis thaliana chromosome 1 sequence genome encodes these proteins:
- a CDS encoding Homeodomain-like superfamily protein produces the protein MVDNSNNKKRKEFISEADIATLLQRYDTVTILKLLQEMAYYAEAKMNWNELVKKTSTGITSAREYQLLWRHLAYRDSLVPVGNNARVLDDDSDMECELEASPGVSVDVVTEAVAHVKVMAASYVPSESDIPEDSTVEAPLTINIPYSLHRGPQEPSDSYWSSRGMNITFPVFLPKAAEGHNGNGLASSLAPRKRRKKWSAEEDEELIAAVKRHGEGSWALISKEEFEGERTASQLSQRWGAIRRRTDTSNTSTQTGLQRTEAQMAANRALSLAVGNRLPSKKLAVGMTPMLSSGTIKGAQANGASSGSTLQGQQQPQPQIQALSRATTSVPVAKSRVPVKKTTGNSTSRADLMVTANSVAAAACMSGLATAVTVPKIEPGKNAVSALVPKTEPVKTASTVSMPRPSGISSALNTEPVKTAVAASLPRSSGIISAPKVEPVKTAASAASLPRPSGMISAPKAELVKSAASAASLPCTSGIISSPKAELVKSAASAASFPRPSSMLSAPKADPVKIVPAAATNTKSVGPLNLRHAVNGSPNHTIPSSPFTKPLHMAPLSKGSTIQSNSVPPSFASSRLVPTQRAPAATVVTPQKPSVVAAATVVTPQKPSVGAAATVVTPQKPSVGAAANVVTPQKPSVGSAATVVTPQKPSVGAAVTVTSKPVGVQKEQTQGNRASPLVTATLPPNKTIPANSVIGTAKAVAAKVETPPSLMPKKNEVVGSCTDKSSLDKPPEKESTTTVSPLAVAATKSKPKDEATVTGTGLKEL, from the exons ATGGTTGATAACAGTAACAataagaagaggaaagagtTCATCAGTGAAGCAGACATCGCCACTCTTTTGCAGag ataTGATACTGTGACGATACTGAAGTTGCTACAAGAAATGGCGTATTATGCTGAAGCAAAGATGAATTGGAATGAGTTAGTGAAGAAGACAAGTACTGGAATTACTAGTGCTAGAGAATATCAGTTGCTTTGGCGGCATCTTGCTTATAGAGATTCTCTCGTCCCTGTGGGAAATAATGCTCGAGTTCTG GATGATGATAGTGATATGGAGTGTGAATTGGAAGCATCCCCTGGAGTTAGTGTTGATGTAGTAACGGAAGCTGTTGCGCATGTGAAA GTGATGGCTGCTTCCTATGTGCCAAGTGAGTCCGATATTCCCGAAGACTCAACGGTTGAGGCTCCCTTGACCATTAACATACCTTACAGCCTGCATAGGGGGCCTCAGGAACCATCAGACTCATATTGGTCATCAAGAGGGATGAATATCACCTTTCCTGTTTTTCTTCCGAAAGCAGCTGAAGGACATAATGGGAATGGGTTAGCCAGTAGCTTGGCTCCtcggaagagaagaaaaaaatggtcaGCTGAGGAGGATGAGGAGCTGATTGCTGCTGTTAAGCGACATGGTGAAGGCAGCTGGGCCCTTATCTCTAAGGAAGAATTTGAAGGAGAGCGAACAGCCTCACAACTCTCACAG CGGTGGGGGGCTATAAGGAGAAGGACTGATACTTCAAACACTTCTACCCAAACTGGCCTACAGCGAACAGAAGCACAAATGGCAGCTAATCGTGCATTATCTTTAGCGGTGGGAAATCGGTTACCCTCAAAAAAACTTGCAGTAG GTATGACTCCAATGCTGTCATCCGGTACCATCAAGGGAGCACAAGCCAATGGTGCCAGCAGTGGTAGTACATTGCAAGGTCAACAACAGCCTCAGCCACAAATTCAAGCATTATCACGGGCAACAACATCAGTGCCAGTTGCAAAATCTCGAGTTCCTGTAAAGAAAACAACAGGGAACTCCACTTCGAGAGCAGACCTAATGGTAACTGCTAATTCAGTAGCTGCTGCAGCCTGTATGTCTGGCCTGGCAACCGCTGTAACAGTGCCTAAGATTGAACCAGGAAAGAATGCTGTTTCTGCGTTGGTGCCGAAGACTGAACCCGTAAAAACCGCTTCCACAGTTTCTATGCCTCGTCCTTCAGGTATATCATCAGCACTGAATACTGAGCCTGTAAAAACCGCTGTGGCAGCCTCTTTGCCTCGTTCATCAGGTATTATTTCAGCACCAAAGGTTGAGCCTGTAAAAACCGCTGCTTCAGCAGCCTCTTTGCCTCGTCCATCAGGAATGATATCAGCACCAAAG GCTGAGCTTGTAAAATCCGCCGCTTCTGCAGCCTCTTTGCCTTGTACATCAGGTATTATATCTTCACCAAAGGCTGAGCTTGTAAAATCCGCCGCTTCTGCAGCCTCTTTTCCTCGCCCATCAAGTATGCTATCAGCACCAAAGGCTGACCCAGTAAAGATTGTTCCTGCTGCTGCCACTAACACTAAATCGGTTGGACCTTTGAATTTAAGGCATGCAGTCAATGGAAGCCCAAACCACACGATACCTTCATCACCCTTTACTAAGCCTTTACATATGGCTCCTCTCTCCAAAGGATCTACAATCCAGAGTAATTCAGTTCCTCCTAGTTTTGCATCGTCAAGGTTGGTCCCCACACAGAGAGCTCCTGCGGCTACTGTTGTCACGCCACAAAAGCCAAGTGTGGTAGCGGCAGCTACTGTTGTCACGCCACAAAAGCCAAGTGTGGGAGCAGCAGCTACTGTTGTAACGCCACAAAAGCCAAGTGTGGGAGCAGCAGCTAATGTTGTAACGCCACAAAAGCCAAGTGTGGGATCAGCAGCTACTGTTGTAACGCCACAAAAGCCAAGTGTGGGAGCAGCAGTTACCGTCACTTCCAAGCCGGTTGGTGTACAGAAAGAGCAAACTCAGGGAAACAGAGCAAGCCCCTTGGTTACAGCAACACTTCCGCCAAATAAAACCATCCCAGCAAATTCAGTGATTGGCACAGCAAAAGCGGTGGCTGCGAAAGTGGAGACTCCTCCTAGCCTTATGCctaagaaaaatgaagtagTTGGCAGTTGCACCGATAAAAGTTCATTGGATAAACCACCTGAGAAAGAAAGTACTACCACGGTGTCACCTCTAGCTGTAGCTGCGACTAAATCAAAACCCAAAGATGAAGCAACCGTGACAGGGACCGGACTGAAGGAGTTGTAG
- a CDS encoding uncharacterized protein (unknown protein; FUNCTIONS IN: molecular_function unknown; INVOLVED IN: biological_process unknown; LOCATED IN: endomembrane system; Has 4 Blast hits to 4 proteins in 2 species: Archae - 0; Bacteria - 0; Metazoa - 0; Fungi - 0; Plants - 4; Viruses - 0; Other Eukaryotes - 0 (source: NCBI BLink).): MKARSSKGGLVAILALVVYCFFENMDGNSIDVPSYEPVGSYSTGGFFAVENKDKMLKSFPSYNEYLKRFNLASVEIWQTVRRKCRDSFISLSIKSLHFFVSKFTQFRYSISTVAPTSRSWTSRIIFWVTLTRSVSSMANDTTL; this comes from the exons ATGAAAGCGAGATCAAGCAAAGGAGGTTTGGTTGCAATATTGGCTCTAGTTGTTTATTGCTTCTTCGAGAATATGG ATGGGAACTCGATCGATGTTCCATCTTATGAACCTGTTGGAAGTTATTCCACTGGAGGTTTCTTTGCTGTCgaaaacaaagacaagatGCTAAAATCATTCCCATCTTATAATGAATATCTCAAAAGATTCAATCTAGCctcag TGGAAATTTGGCAAACGGTGAGACGCAAGTGTAGAGATAGTTTCATCTCCTTGAGCATAAAATCATTGCATTTTTTCGTCTCAAAGTTTACGCAGTTCAGATATTCAATATCAACCGTAGCTCCAACCAGTCGCTCGTGGACTTCTCGAATTATTTTCTGGGTAACATTGACTCGATCAGTCTCGTCCATGGCCAATGATACAACTCTAtga
- a CDS encoding uncharacterized protein (unknown protein; FUNCTIONS IN: molecular_function unknown; INVOLVED IN: biological_process unknown; LOCATED IN: endomembrane system.), which translates to MKARSSKGGLVAILALVVYCFFENMDGNSIDVPSYEPVGSYSTGGFFAVENKDKMLKSFPSYNEYLKRFNLASVEIWQTVRRKCRDSFISLSIKSLHFFVSKFTQFRYSISTVAPTSVVTLSDMYNVVR; encoded by the exons ATGAAAGCGAGATCAAGCAAAGGAGGTTTGGTTGCAATATTGGCTCTAGTTGTTTATTGCTTCTTCGAGAATATGG ATGGGAACTCGATCGATGTTCCATCTTATGAACCTGTTGGAAGTTATTCCACTGGAGGTTTCTTTGCTGTCgaaaacaaagacaagatGCTAAAATCATTCCCATCTTATAATGAATATCTCAAAAGATTCAATCTAGCctcag TGGAAATTTGGCAAACGGTGAGACGCAAGTGTAGAGATAGTTTCATCTCCTTGAGCATAAAATCATTGCATTTTTTCGTCTCAAAGTTTACGCAGTTCAGATATTCAATATCAACCGTAGCTCCAACCA GTGTGGTTACGTTGTCTGATATGTACAACGTTGTAAGGTGA
- a CDS encoding Homeodomain-like superfamily protein (Homeodomain-like superfamily protein; FUNCTIONS IN: DNA binding, sequence-specific DNA binding transcription factor activity; INVOLVED IN: response to jasmonic acid stimulus, response to abscisic acid stimulus, response to salicylic acid stimulus; EXPRESSED IN: 22 plant structures; EXPRESSED DURING: 10 growth stages; CONTAINS InterPro DOMAIN/s: SANT, DNA-binding (InterPro:IPR001005), Homeodomain-like (InterPro:IPR009057), Myb, DNA-binding (InterPro:IPR014778), HTH transcriptional regulator, Myb-type, DNA-binding (InterPro:IPR017930), Homeodomain-related (InterPro:IPR012287), Myb transcription factor (InterPro:IPR015495); BEST Arabidopsis thaliana protein match is: Homeodomain-like superfamily protein (TAIR:AT1G09710.1); Has 27282 Blast hits to 17301 proteins in 1269 species: Archae - 28; Bacteria - 5926; Metazoa - 10247; Fungi - 4749; Plants - 1505; Viruses - 560; Other Eukaryotes - 4267 (source: NCBI BLink).): MVDNSNNKKRKEFISEADIATLLQRYDTVTILKLLQEMAYYAEAKMNWNELVKKTSTGITSAREYQLLWRHLAYRDSLVPVGNNARVLDDDSDMECELEASPGVSVDVVTEAVAHVKVMAASYVPSESDIPEDSTVEAPLTINIPYSLHRGPQEPSDSYWSSRGMNITFPVFLPKAAEGHNGNGLASSLAPRKRRKKWSAEEDEELIAAVKRHGEGSWALISKEEFEGERTASQLSQRWGAIRRRTDTSNTSTQTGLQRTEAQMAANRALSLAVGNRLPSKKLAVGMTPMLSSGTIKGAQANGASSGSTLQGQQQPQPQIQALSRATTSVPVAKSRVPVKKTTGNSTSRADLMVTANSVAAAACMSGLATAVTVPKIEPGKNAVSALVPKTEPVKTASTVSMPRPSGISSALNTEPVKTAVAASLPRSSGIISAPKVEPVKTAASAASLPRPSGMISAPKVEPVKTTASVASLPRPSGIISAPKAEPVKTAASAASSPRPSGMISAPKVESVKTTASMPRPSGIISAPKAELVKSAASAASLPCTSGIISSPKAELVKSAASAASFPRPSSMLSAPKADPVKIVPAAATNTKSVGPLNLRHAVNGSPNHTIPSSPFTKPLHMAPLSKGSTIQSNSVPPSFASSRLVPTQRAPAATVVTPQKPSVVAAATVVTPQKPSVGAAATVVTPQKPSVGAAANVVTPQKPSVGSAATVVTPQKPSVGAAVTVTSKPVGVQKEQTQGNRASPLVTATLPPNKTIPANSVIGTAKAVAAKVETPPSLMPKKNEVVGSCTDKSSLDKPPEKESTTTVSPLAVAATKSKPKDEATVTGTGLKEL, encoded by the exons ATGGTTGATAACAGTAACAataagaagaggaaagagtTCATCAGTGAAGCAGACATCGCCACTCTTTTGCAGag ataTGATACTGTGACGATACTGAAGTTGCTACAAGAAATGGCGTATTATGCTGAAGCAAAGATGAATTGGAATGAGTTAGTGAAGAAGACAAGTACTGGAATTACTAGTGCTAGAGAATATCAGTTGCTTTGGCGGCATCTTGCTTATAGAGATTCTCTCGTCCCTGTGGGAAATAATGCTCGAGTTCTG GATGATGATAGTGATATGGAGTGTGAATTGGAAGCATCCCCTGGAGTTAGTGTTGATGTAGTAACGGAAGCTGTTGCGCATGTGAAA GTGATGGCTGCTTCCTATGTGCCAAGTGAGTCCGATATTCCCGAAGACTCAACGGTTGAGGCTCCCTTGACCATTAACATACCTTACAGCCTGCATAGGGGGCCTCAGGAACCATCAGACTCATATTGGTCATCAAGAGGGATGAATATCACCTTTCCTGTTTTTCTTCCGAAAGCAGCTGAAGGACATAATGGGAATGGGTTAGCCAGTAGCTTGGCTCCtcggaagagaagaaaaaaatggtcaGCTGAGGAGGATGAGGAGCTGATTGCTGCTGTTAAGCGACATGGTGAAGGCAGCTGGGCCCTTATCTCTAAGGAAGAATTTGAAGGAGAGCGAACAGCCTCACAACTCTCACAG CGGTGGGGGGCTATAAGGAGAAGGACTGATACTTCAAACACTTCTACCCAAACTGGCCTACAGCGAACAGAAGCACAAATGGCAGCTAATCGTGCATTATCTTTAGCGGTGGGAAATCGGTTACCCTCAAAAAAACTTGCAGTAG GTATGACTCCAATGCTGTCATCCGGTACCATCAAGGGAGCACAAGCCAATGGTGCCAGCAGTGGTAGTACATTGCAAGGTCAACAACAGCCTCAGCCACAAATTCAAGCATTATCACGGGCAACAACATCAGTGCCAGTTGCAAAATCTCGAGTTCCTGTAAAGAAAACAACAGGGAACTCCACTTCGAGAGCAGACCTAATGGTAACTGCTAATTCAGTAGCTGCTGCAGCCTGTATGTCTGGCCTGGCAACCGCTGTAACAGTGCCTAAGATTGAACCAGGAAAGAATGCTGTTTCTGCGTTGGTGCCGAAGACTGAACCCGTAAAAACCGCTTCCACAGTTTCTATGCCTCGTCCTTCAGGTATATCATCAGCACTGAATACTGAGCCTGTAAAAACCGCTGTGGCAGCCTCTTTGCCTCGTTCATCAGGTATTATTTCAGCACCAAAGGTTGAGCCTGTAAAAACCGCTGCTTCAGCAGCCTCTTTGCCTCGTCCATCAGGAATGATATCAGCACCAAAGGTTGAGCCTGTGAAAACCACCGCCTCTGTAGCCTCTTTGCCTCGTCCATCAGGTATTATTTCAGCTCCAAAGGCTGAGCCTGTAAAAACCGCTGCTTCTGCAGCCTCTTCGCCTCGTCCATCAGGAATGATATCAGCACCAAAGGTTGAGTCTGTGAAAACCACCGCCTCTATGCCTCGTCCATCAGGTATTATATCCGCACCAAAGGCTGAGCTTGTAAAATCCGCCGCTTCTGCAGCCTCTTTGCCTTGTACATCAGGTATTATATCTTCACCAAAGGCTGAGCTTGTAAAATCCGCCGCTTCTGCAGCCTCTTTTCCTCGCCCATCAAGTATGCTATCAGCACCAAAGGCTGACCCAGTAAAGATTGTTCCTGCTGCTGCCACTAACACTAAATCGGTTGGACCTTTGAATTTAAGGCATGCAGTCAATGGAAGCCCAAACCACACGATACCTTCATCACCCTTTACTAAGCCTTTACATATGGCTCCTCTCTCCAAAGGATCTACAATCCAGAGTAATTCAGTTCCTCCTAGTTTTGCATCGTCAAGGTTGGTCCCCACACAGAGAGCTCCTGCGGCTACTGTTGTCACGCCACAAAAGCCAAGTGTGGTAGCGGCAGCTACTGTTGTCACGCCACAAAAGCCAAGTGTGGGAGCAGCAGCTACTGTTGTAACGCCACAAAAGCCAAGTGTGGGAGCAGCAGCTAATGTTGTAACGCCACAAAAGCCAAGTGTGGGATCAGCAGCTACTGTTGTAACGCCACAAAAGCCAAGTGTGGGAGCAGCAGTTACCGTCACTTCCAAGCCGGTTGGTGTACAGAAAGAGCAAACTCAGGGAAACAGAGCAAGCCCCTTGGTTACAGCAACACTTCCGCCAAATAAAACCATCCCAGCAAATTCAGTGATTGGCACAGCAAAAGCGGTGGCTGCGAAAGTGGAGACTCCTCCTAGCCTTATGCctaagaaaaatgaagtagTTGGCAGTTGCACCGATAAAAGTTCATTGGATAAACCACCTGAGAAAGAAAGTACTACCACGGTGTCACCTCTAGCTGTAGCTGCGACTAAATCAAAACCCAAAGATGAAGCAACCGTGACAGGGACCGGACTGAAGGAGTTGTAG